One window of Nicotiana tomentosiformis chromosome 11, ASM39032v3, whole genome shotgun sequence genomic DNA carries:
- the LOC138901485 gene encoding uncharacterized protein has translation MDHFLPAETKAVRAAESESLKQGSMNVWEYHMEFAHLSKYAIHIFPTMEARVHRFAQGLRPLVINKASTTALNSDMNYGMMVAFAQAIETRKLKNKIERQSNSKARSADNLDGSRSAFLGGSSGPSQSFAQSSMSAQSSGPSQGNKGPH, from the coding sequence atggatcatttcttgcctgccgaaactaaggcagtCCGTGCCGCTGAGTCTGAAAGCCTAAaacagggtagtatgaatgtgtgggagtaccatatggagtttgcgcacctgtccaagtatgctattcacatatttcccactatggaggctagagtgcaccggTTTGCACAGGGCCTTAGACCATTGGTTATTAATAAGGcctctacaactgccttgaattcagatatgaactatggtatgatggtggcatttgctcaagccatagAGACCCGTAAATTGAAGAATAAAATAGAGCGTCAGAGtaacagcaaggcccggtccgcggacAACTTGGATGGCAGTAGGTCAGCATTCTtgggagggtcatcaggaccatctCAATCATTCGCTCAATCTTCGATGAGTGCACaatcatctggacccagtcagggcaataAGGGACCCCACTAG